From one Macellibacteroides fermentans genomic stretch:
- a CDS encoding TolB family protein produces MYKSLCIVLSSLLVGCTETVTVSKQLAELPIIVPDYKEVTIPAAIAPLNFEVKEAKGDVQVRFASTTDSFEVAANKGRIEIPSGKWEALLASATGKSITVRIFEKQSEGWVGYAPYTMQVAPEPIDPYIVYRLIEPGYELWNKMGIYQRELATYSESAIYENKMTDNNCVNCHSFCMQNPEKMLFHMRATYPGTMIVDGGKIEKLNTKTPETISPLVYPSWHPSGKYVAFSVNKTQQSFHSNSRNRIEVYDLESDVVVYDVEKHEIVTSSRLSGRDAFETFPTFSPDGKSLYYCSAEAKEMPASFEEVKYSLCRVDFDPESRSFGGQTDTLYNAAVNGKSVSFPRVSPDGKYLLYTLASFGNFSIWHADADLYMVNLQTDTHEPLTEANSPDVESYHSWSSNSKWIVFSSRRMDGLYTRPFIAYIDAQGKASKPFVLPQKSADFYLDFMKSYNIPEFVTGKVKQQSREIALHAKNDKGTDVTFSK; encoded by the coding sequence ATGTATAAATCACTTTGTATCGTATTAAGTTCGCTATTGGTAGGCTGTACGGAAACAGTCACCGTAAGTAAACAGCTGGCCGAATTGCCTATTATTGTGCCCGATTATAAGGAGGTGACCATCCCCGCTGCCATTGCCCCTCTGAACTTTGAGGTAAAGGAGGCTAAGGGGGATGTGCAGGTACGGTTTGCCTCGACAACCGACTCCTTCGAGGTGGCTGCCAACAAGGGCCGGATTGAGATTCCCTCCGGAAAGTGGGAGGCATTGCTAGCTTCGGCCACGGGTAAAAGCATCACGGTGCGCATATTCGAAAAGCAGTCCGAAGGGTGGGTGGGGTACGCTCCGTACACCATGCAGGTGGCTCCCGAGCCTATCGATCCCTATATTGTGTATCGTCTGATCGAACCGGGGTATGAGTTATGGAACAAGATGGGCATCTACCAGCGCGAACTGGCAACCTACAGCGAGTCCGCTATCTACGAGAATAAGATGACCGACAATAACTGTGTGAACTGCCACTCTTTCTGTATGCAGAATCCCGAAAAGATGCTGTTCCACATGCGTGCCACCTATCCGGGAACGATGATAGTGGATGGCGGGAAGATAGAAAAACTGAATACCAAGACGCCCGAAACCATCTCGCCGCTGGTGTATCCTTCGTGGCATCCGTCGGGCAAATACGTCGCTTTTTCGGTCAACAAAACCCAGCAGTCGTTTCATTCCAATAGCCGGAACCGCATCGAGGTGTACGACCTGGAGTCGGATGTGGTGGTGTACGATGTGGAGAAGCACGAGATTGTAACCTCCTCGCGGTTGAGCGGCAGGGATGCCTTCGAGACCTTCCCCACCTTTTCGCCCGATGGGAAATCGCTTTACTATTGTTCGGCAGAAGCCAAAGAGATGCCCGCCTCTTTCGAAGAGGTGAAGTATAGTCTGTGCCGCGTGGACTTTGATCCGGAGAGCCGTTCGTTCGGTGGGCAGACCGACACGCTGTACAACGCAGCCGTGAACGGGAAAAGCGTATCCTTCCCCCGCGTATCGCCCGATGGCAAATACCTGCTATACACCCTGGCCTCCTTCGGTAACTTCTCCATCTGGCATGCCGATGCCGATTTATACATGGTGAATCTGCAGACAGACACTCACGAGCCTCTTACCGAAGCCAACAGTCCGGATGTGGAAAGCTATCACTCGTGGTCGTCCAACAGCAAATGGATTGTGTTCAGCAGCAGACGGATGGACGGTCTCTATACCCGTCCCTTTATTGCCTATATAGATGCACAGGGAAAAGCCTCCAAGCCTTTTGTGCTTCCGCAGAAGTCGGCCGACTTCTATCTGGATTTCATGAAATCGTACAATATCCCCGAGTTCGTTACCGGTAAGGTAAAACAGCAAAGTCGGGAAATCGCCCTGCATGCTAAAAACGATAAGGGAACAGACGTAACGTTTTCAAAATAA
- a CDS encoding glycoside hydrolase family 16 protein encodes MKPFILLLFCTICLLPLQAQYNQQLKLAWSEEFNYEGLPDPAVWDYETGYIRNHEAQYYTRNKKNAYVSNGCLVITAHKEKVDTFSYTSASINTLGKMEFFRGRIEVCAKIPTGKGSWPAIWMMGTDRSTVGWPECGEIDIMENVGYDPLRIHATVHTPGSKRDPEAVIRSNSVKLNDAFSAFHVFAVEWYADRLDFFVDEKLILSYRKDDQLPEYWRFDKPHYLLLNLAVGGAWGGSQGIDNSIFPLKYYVDWVRYYN; translated from the coding sequence ATGAAACCATTCATCCTCCTTCTTTTTTGTACAATTTGTTTGCTGCCGCTGCAGGCTCAATACAATCAGCAGCTCAAGCTGGCATGGTCTGAAGAGTTTAATTACGAAGGATTGCCCGACCCGGCAGTCTGGGACTACGAGACGGGGTATATCCGGAATCACGAAGCTCAGTACTACACCCGGAATAAGAAGAATGCGTATGTATCCAACGGATGTCTGGTAATTACGGCCCACAAGGAAAAGGTAGACACCTTTTCATACACTTCGGCCAGTATCAACACCCTGGGCAAAATGGAATTTTTCCGCGGCCGCATCGAGGTTTGCGCCAAGATACCCACCGGAAAAGGATCCTGGCCTGCCATTTGGATGATGGGAACCGACAGATCCACCGTGGGCTGGCCCGAATGCGGCGAGATCGACATCATGGAAAATGTGGGTTACGATCCGCTGCGCATCCATGCCACCGTACATACCCCCGGATCCAAACGCGATCCCGAAGCAGTGATACGCAGCAATTCTGTAAAGCTGAATGATGCCTTCAGTGCATTTCATGTATTTGCCGTGGAATGGTATGCCGACCGGCTGGACTTTTTCGTGGACGAAAAACTGATTTTAAGTTACCGCAAAGACGATCAGCTGCCCGAGTACTGGCGGTTCGACAAGCCCCACTATCTCCTGCTCAACCTGGCAGTGGGAGGAGCCTGGGGAGGATCTCAGGGAATCGACAACAGTATATTCCCGCTTAAATATTATGTAGACTGGGTACGTTATTACAACTAA
- a CDS encoding IS982 family transposase translates to MSGNKLCISLIISILMVIKLLIYSSIMHNLYAIFAKFLDICKMFSADLVNEKGNIPRRGVVPKFSDLEVISLSLAAESIGIDSESFLFSKLNEYKDNFSSLISRRQYNDRRKLTIGLCNQVRERIASKVDGGEAIFCIDSMPIEVCRPIRSKRCKMGKNNYDKAPNYGYCASQGKHYYGYKLHSLCGLSGVIHSFDLTKASVHDIHYLKDVKCNFQNCTIIGDRGYIGAAIQLDLFEKANIKLEVPYRSNQKDWKPVFSPFAKARKRVETLFAQLCDQFMIIRNYAKQTEGLFTRITGKISALTILQYINKINNKPIGQIKYALI, encoded by the coding sequence ATGTCAGGAAATAAGTTGTGCATATCATTGATTATTAGCATTTTAATGGTGATCAAACTATTAATATACAGCTCAATTATGCACAACTTATATGCAATATTCGCTAAATTTCTTGATATATGCAAGATGTTTTCTGCTGATTTAGTAAACGAAAAAGGGAATATACCTCGCAGAGGAGTCGTCCCGAAGTTCTCTGACTTAGAAGTGATCAGTTTAAGCCTTGCTGCCGAATCAATAGGTATAGATAGTGAAAGCTTTTTGTTTTCTAAATTAAATGAATACAAAGATAATTTTTCTTCTCTCATATCCCGTCGTCAATATAATGATCGCAGGAAGCTCACTATCGGCTTATGTAATCAGGTGCGTGAAAGAATTGCATCAAAAGTTGATGGTGGAGAAGCTATTTTCTGTATTGATTCTATGCCAATTGAAGTCTGTCGTCCCATAAGGTCAAAACGTTGTAAAATGGGAAAGAATAATTATGATAAAGCTCCCAATTATGGCTATTGTGCTTCACAGGGTAAACATTATTACGGATATAAATTACATTCTCTCTGTGGGTTGAGCGGTGTCATACACTCTTTTGACCTGACAAAGGCGAGTGTTCACGACATTCATTATTTGAAAGACGTAAAGTGTAACTTTCAGAATTGCACCATCATCGGTGATCGTGGATATATTGGAGCAGCCATACAACTTGATTTATTTGAAAAAGCTAATATCAAGTTGGAAGTTCCATATCGGTCGAATCAAAAAGATTGGAAACCTGTATTTAGTCCATTTGCTAAAGCAAGGAAAAGGGTTGAAACGCTTTTTGCACAATTATGCGATCAATTTATGATAATCAGAAATTACGCAAAACAAACAGAAGGATTGTTTACCAGAATTACGGGGAAAATTAGTGCACTTACAATCCTTCAATATATAAACAAGATTAATAACAAACCCATTGGACAAATTAAATATGCACTAATTTAA
- a CDS encoding HU family DNA-binding protein produces MSLKFSLVHRKDMTKGAPADRKLYYGLTRVSIRLDLEKLCDAIASRSTASRGDIKLVLEGLIYEMCSKLTEGYSISLGTFGTFRITNGSKGVATPEEFNASMFNKGRITFSAGTMLRGALKDLKYEKMQVVTVEEKCDKEHVY; encoded by the coding sequence ATGTCACTAAAATTTTCACTTGTGCACCGTAAGGATATGACCAAAGGTGCTCCTGCCGATCGCAAATTGTATTATGGTTTAACCCGTGTTTCCATCCGATTGGACCTGGAGAAGTTGTGCGATGCCATCGCCTCGCGAAGCACTGCCAGCCGTGGCGACATCAAGTTGGTGCTTGAAGGTCTGATCTATGAGATGTGTAGCAAGCTAACTGAAGGGTACTCTATTTCCCTCGGCACCTTTGGTACCTTCCGCATCACCAACGGTTCGAAAGGAGTTGCCACTCCGGAAGAGTTCAACGCCAGCATGTTCAACAAAGGACGCATCACCTTCAGTGCCGGAACGATGCTTCGCGGTGCGCTGAAAGACCTGAAGTATGAGAAGATGCAGGTGGTAACTGTGGAAGAAAAGTGCGATAAAGAGCACGTTTATTAA
- a CDS encoding nucleotidyl transferase AbiEii/AbiGii toxin family protein — protein MNKFLVLSDSQRKSVFESIAHKVGLPSQVIEKDFWVTAILQSLFSLPIARHLVFKGGTSLSKGWKLIERFSEDIDLAVDPVFLGAQEGDLTKKQIKKLRKTSSLFVLDQLTPMICEKLEQLGLHSFITVEAQPNGEGDNTYPEPRQVYLRYKSVFEEGLGYLRPDIVLEVSARSLIEPTEAIHIKSIIAESLPIAPLEDSAIYTAILAKTFLEKAFLLHELFSIPGHGMKAERKSRHLYDLYVMMNKDFAKDAVKDDVLWESIRHHREIYTSVMEMDYTPDVRRRLQLVPREDILDVWKVDYEAMKESMIYGKKPSFEKLLIAISELQDRFRSAKR, from the coding sequence ATGAATAAGTTTCTCGTGTTATCAGACTCACAGCGCAAAAGTGTCTTTGAATCAATTGCACATAAAGTTGGATTACCTTCTCAGGTTATAGAGAAGGACTTCTGGGTAACAGCCATTTTACAGTCCTTATTCTCATTGCCGATTGCCAGACACCTGGTTTTCAAAGGCGGCACAAGCCTAAGCAAAGGATGGAAACTCATCGAACGATTCTCTGAGGATATTGACCTTGCGGTTGATCCAGTATTTCTTGGTGCTCAAGAGGGCGATCTTACGAAAAAACAAATCAAGAAATTACGCAAGACATCGTCGCTCTTCGTTCTCGATCAGCTAACCCCGATGATTTGTGAAAAACTGGAGCAACTGGGACTACATTCGTTTATTACCGTCGAGGCTCAACCTAACGGAGAAGGCGACAACACCTATCCTGAGCCACGACAAGTTTATCTTCGTTATAAGTCTGTCTTTGAAGAGGGGCTTGGATATCTTCGTCCTGATATTGTATTGGAAGTGAGTGCGCGTTCGTTAATTGAACCAACTGAGGCAATACATATCAAGAGCATCATCGCAGAAAGCCTCCCTATTGCCCCATTAGAAGATAGCGCCATTTACACAGCTATTCTCGCAAAGACATTCCTTGAGAAGGCTTTCTTGCTTCATGAGCTATTTTCTATTCCTGGCCATGGCATGAAGGCTGAACGTAAAAGTCGCCATCTGTATGATCTGTACGTGATGATGAATAAAGACTTTGCCAAGGATGCTGTTAAAGATGACGTATTGTGGGAATCCATTCGCCATCACCGAGAGATTTACACTTCTGTTATGGAAATGGACTATACGCCAGATGTACGCAGGAGATTGCAACTTGTTCCAAGAGAAGATATACTTGACGTATGGAAGGTTGATTATGAAGCAATGAAGGAATCTATGATTTACGGAAAGAAACCTTCGTTTGAAAAACTATTGATAGCTATATCTGAACTTCAAGATAGGTTCAGATCTGCTAAACGATAG
- a CDS encoding DUF6088 family protein → MVETIENMILIKAKKCGRGSIFFVSDFVSYGNRNAVNKALERLTEKGLMLRAARGIYCYPKIEKVYGLGPVPPSLEDIAGAMAKRDGAKIAPTGLYAQYQLGLTQQIPMNVVYLTNGVSRTINIGEGKSIKFKHSSPRYFAIRSQLALLLTTALKDWKVENLTEEQISIIKTKLNENPRLQVADLKLMTSKVRELIISLYE, encoded by the coding sequence ATGGTTGAAACTATTGAAAACATGATACTTATCAAAGCAAAGAAGTGCGGGCGTGGTTCAATATTCTTTGTAAGTGACTTCGTTTCTTATGGAAATCGGAATGCAGTCAATAAAGCACTAGAACGATTAACCGAAAAAGGTCTGATGCTTCGTGCTGCACGCGGTATCTATTGCTACCCTAAGATTGAGAAGGTGTATGGACTTGGTCCTGTGCCTCCGTCGCTTGAAGATATTGCAGGGGCTATGGCTAAACGAGATGGCGCCAAGATTGCACCAACAGGCCTCTATGCGCAATATCAACTTGGACTTACTCAGCAGATACCGATGAATGTTGTCTACCTTACCAATGGAGTATCACGCACCATAAATATTGGTGAGGGCAAAAGCATTAAGTTCAAGCATTCTTCTCCCAGGTATTTTGCCATTCGTAGTCAGCTGGCACTCCTCCTGACAACAGCCTTAAAAGACTGGAAAGTGGAAAACCTGACGGAAGAACAAATATCGATTATCAAGACAAAACTAAATGAAAACCCTCGTCTTCAGGTGGCAGACCTCAAACTAATGACATCGAAGGTAAGGGAACTAATAATTAGTCTATATGAATAA
- a CDS encoding helix-turn-helix domain-containing protein, with product MSNFKLKYLDSLLESGYIRVPRKVLNDLYGSNALEQLLANVYLFLFSRSYFATGTVIRDNKQFTCHRGEVICSQEEIAAIFGLSVWKVRDVLNRLKERYLIEVENKMGISHIGILYYDSIAGKPRQKDAMEGKSDKKRQKERETEASDTTFSLKGHILDFMSND from the coding sequence ATGAGCAATTTTAAACTAAAATATTTGGACAGTCTGCTGGAGTCGGGCTACATCAGAGTACCACGAAAAGTGCTGAACGACCTTTACGGGTCCAATGCCCTAGAACAGCTATTGGCCAATGTTTATCTTTTCCTGTTTTCCAGAAGCTACTTTGCCACCGGCACGGTAATCCGGGACAACAAGCAGTTTACATGCCACAGAGGGGAAGTAATCTGCTCTCAAGAGGAAATAGCTGCAATCTTCGGCCTTTCGGTATGGAAAGTCCGCGACGTGTTAAACCGACTCAAAGAACGCTACCTCATTGAGGTGGAGAACAAGATGGGCATATCGCACATCGGGATACTGTACTACGATTCCATCGCCGGCAAACCCAGACAGAAGGATGCGATGGAAGGGAAATCCGACAAAAAGAGACAGAAAGAGAGAGAAACGGAAGCGTCAGACACCACGTTTTCATTGAAAGGACACATTTTAGATTTTATGAGTAATGACTGA
- a CDS encoding ISAs1 family transposase, translating to MTLLAFASSIEDYRFDRNKVHSAETIIYITLAAVICGAETWNEIEDFGHCKIDFFSRTIPSFNGIPSHDTFNRFFTVLDTSYFENQFREWVKSICGKYKGVVAIDGKTICGAYESEEAKLFRGTYLKPSSPKYKLHMVSAWAADNGISLGQIKTEEKSNEITAIPELLEALDIKECIITIDAMGCQKTIASKIIDKEADYVLAVKNNHMHLYKEIEHFFTIWSAEKPNRVSVYEKSETGHGRLEKRTCIACDNLYWLNTKDFTQWAGLKTFACVITERTVPGEKGPRKQKETRYYISSLALDAELIASSVRKHWSVENNLHWQLDVSFNEDYGRKKNNAAVNFSLVSKTALSMLKHYESKSSIARKRKSAGWSDDVLQSILSVEKF from the coding sequence ATGACATTGCTTGCTTTTGCTTCAAGTATCGAAGATTATCGTTTTGACAGAAATAAGGTTCACTCTGCAGAAACTATTATTTATATTACGTTAGCTGCCGTTATTTGCGGGGCCGAGACATGGAATGAAATAGAAGACTTTGGTCATTGTAAAATTGATTTCTTCTCTCGTACGATCCCTTCTTTTAATGGAATACCCTCACATGATACATTTAACCGATTTTTCACAGTCTTGGATACCTCATATTTTGAAAATCAATTCAGAGAATGGGTTAAATCCATATGTGGCAAGTATAAAGGCGTGGTTGCTATCGACGGCAAAACAATATGCGGAGCATATGAGTCTGAAGAGGCTAAATTATTCAGAGGTACCTACTTAAAACCATCGAGTCCCAAATATAAACTTCACATGGTAAGTGCCTGGGCCGCAGACAATGGAATAAGCCTTGGACAAATCAAGACAGAAGAAAAATCCAATGAAATTACCGCTATCCCCGAACTATTGGAAGCATTAGATATTAAAGAGTGTATAATCACTATTGATGCTATGGGATGTCAAAAGACAATAGCATCTAAAATAATAGACAAAGAAGCTGATTACGTTTTGGCTGTGAAAAACAACCATATGCATTTATACAAAGAAATAGAACATTTTTTCACCATTTGGAGTGCTGAGAAGCCCAACCGGGTAAGCGTTTACGAGAAGAGCGAGACTGGACATGGTCGTTTGGAAAAAAGAACTTGCATAGCCTGTGACAACCTATACTGGTTAAATACTAAAGACTTCACTCAATGGGCTGGTTTGAAAACATTTGCCTGTGTCATTACAGAGCGTACCGTTCCAGGCGAAAAAGGCCCTCGTAAACAAAAAGAAACCAGATACTATATTTCTTCATTAGCTTTAGATGCTGAATTAATCGCTAGTTCTGTCAGAAAACACTGGTCTGTGGAAAATAATTTACACTGGCAATTGGATGTCTCGTTTAATGAAGATTACGGAAGAAAGAAGAACAATGCTGCCGTCAACTTTTCGCTTGTCTCTAAAACAGCTTTATCTATGTTAAAGCACTATGAAAGTAAAAGTAGCATTGCTCGCAAAAGAAAATCAGCAGGATGGTCTGACGACGTTCTCCAAAGCATACTTTCTGTGGAGAAATTTTAA
- a CDS encoding DUF6057 family protein, giving the protein MKHLISFRWPLVAVCLFVFLQLCCSYHFYYIEQNQLFLFTTDYFLSALKVPGGLTVYMAEWITQFFMLPYAGPLVVSILLTCTGMLCEALFKRLNAGKYGFVCSLFPLVSLLLAHFNFNYYTQGTMAYLFMLGALYLTLRIADATKRLIAATLVAVGLFLLSGSVAILYALCLFMITILNRTKRWYLFALPVTVTFVLALVSVRFACFGHYRFALLPDAYYHPQSLPVASIYISWWILPFLLLAVKLLSSKQQGRTMWLKQGVLAAVLVGFTYWGIQSYGDFKSAKLKELDFYARTQQWPKIIEACEGKVTNLLYMNYLNMALAHQGMLGDQMFAFDQREPRSLMVNWNKTAEVSALLSDVYFAIGDIASAQEMAFEGNVAVHGYGSPRMLMRLVQTNLIYGAYPVAEKYISLLEHTFFYDKWAGSHRKFLGNDALIEQDPLLGNMRRCLPDTSRLVALNGALADLETVAVANPQHKAAFQYLAGVCLLSKDLAKFKELIDKYHGTPVLPSLPVPYQEAVIAFAEKDTAYWRTRGVTQEVVRRFSDYKRQVVANRNYPNAADLLAGSYGKTYWYFYMFK; this is encoded by the coding sequence ATGAAGCACCTAATCTCTTTCCGCTGGCCTCTGGTGGCGGTATGCTTGTTTGTTTTTTTACAGCTTTGTTGCTCGTATCACTTTTATTATATTGAACAGAATCAATTGTTTCTGTTTACGACGGATTACTTTCTTTCTGCGTTGAAGGTTCCGGGCGGACTTACTGTATATATGGCCGAGTGGATCACGCAGTTCTTTATGCTTCCCTATGCAGGTCCGCTGGTGGTGTCGATACTACTTACATGTACCGGTATGTTGTGCGAAGCGTTGTTCAAACGCCTGAATGCGGGTAAATACGGATTTGTATGCAGTCTTTTCCCCCTGGTTTCGTTGCTGTTGGCTCACTTTAACTTCAATTATTATACCCAGGGTACGATGGCTTATCTCTTTATGCTGGGAGCCTTGTATCTTACGTTACGTATTGCCGATGCCACCAAACGGCTTATTGCGGCTACGCTGGTTGCGGTGGGCCTGTTCCTTTTGTCGGGTTCCGTTGCCATCCTGTACGCCCTGTGTCTGTTTATGATAACGATTCTGAACCGTACAAAGCGTTGGTATCTGTTTGCATTGCCGGTGACTGTCACTTTTGTGCTGGCCCTTGTTTCGGTACGCTTCGCCTGCTTTGGTCACTACCGTTTTGCCTTGCTGCCCGATGCCTATTACCATCCGCAATCTCTTCCGGTGGCGTCAATCTATATATCCTGGTGGATCCTGCCTTTCCTTTTGCTTGCGGTAAAGCTGTTGAGCAGTAAGCAGCAGGGGAGAACCATGTGGCTCAAGCAAGGGGTGTTAGCGGCTGTTCTTGTGGGCTTCACCTATTGGGGCATCCAAAGCTACGGCGATTTTAAATCGGCCAAACTGAAAGAGCTCGACTTCTATGCCCGTACGCAGCAATGGCCTAAAATTATAGAGGCATGTGAGGGGAAAGTGACCAACCTGCTTTACATGAACTACCTGAACATGGCTTTGGCTCATCAGGGAATGTTGGGCGACCAGATGTTTGCTTTCGACCAGCGTGAACCCAGAAGCTTGATGGTGAACTGGAACAAGACTGCGGAGGTGTCGGCATTGCTCAGCGATGTGTACTTTGCCATAGGGGATATTGCCTCTGCTCAGGAGATGGCCTTTGAAGGAAATGTGGCGGTACATGGATATGGGAGTCCCCGTATGTTAATGCGTCTGGTGCAGACCAACCTGATATACGGTGCTTATCCGGTGGCCGAAAAATATATTTCGCTGTTGGAACATACCTTCTTCTACGATAAATGGGCCGGTTCGCATCGTAAGTTCCTGGGGAATGATGCATTGATCGAGCAGGATCCGCTGCTTGGGAACATGCGTCGCTGCCTGCCGGATACAAGCCGGTTGGTTGCCTTAAACGGTGCCTTGGCCGATTTGGAGACTGTGGCTGTGGCTAATCCGCAGCACAAGGCTGCCTTTCAGTATCTGGCCGGAGTATGCCTGCTTTCCAAAGATCTTGCCAAGTTTAAAGAGTTGATAGATAAGTATCATGGTACGCCGGTGTTGCCGTCGCTGCCCGTTCCTTACCAGGAGGCGGTGATTGCTTTTGCCGAAAAGGATACCGCCTATTGGCGCACCCGGGGTGTTACCCAGGAGGTGGTGAGACGTTTTTCCGATTACAAACGCCAGGTGGTGGCCAACCGTAATTATCCCAATGCAGCCGACCTGCTGGCGGGATCGTACGGAAAGACCTACTGGTATTTTTATATGTTCAAATAA
- a CDS encoding alpha/beta hydrolase: MKKGNLLFLLITNLITGSIMAQDKPIQLFPKGAPGEQTKLIEKALPEGGKVGGASVLRLSGVSDPTITIYPASDEVATGAAMVVCPGGGYEILAYDLEGDEICQWLNEIGVTAVLLKYRVPRRTGLEKHTAPLQDVQRAISLVRSKAEELNLDPQRIGVMGFSAGAHLAAMASTSYDKRTYPEVDAADKVSCKPDFCLLVYPAYLDGPNFSIAPELKITAQTPPTMLVQTEDDKSYINSSLFYYYALKEAGVPATMHLYSKGGHGYGLRDTGNAVNEWPYRAEEWFMELGVIEPAEAEGDLSE; the protein is encoded by the coding sequence ATGAAAAAAGGAAATTTACTTTTCCTGTTGATTACTAATCTTATTACAGGTTCAATTATGGCGCAGGATAAACCCATCCAGTTGTTTCCCAAGGGCGCTCCCGGCGAGCAGACCAAGTTGATTGAAAAGGCACTGCCCGAAGGCGGGAAAGTGGGAGGCGCTTCCGTACTTCGCCTTTCGGGAGTAAGCGATCCCACCATCACCATATACCCAGCCTCCGACGAAGTGGCCACAGGCGCGGCCATGGTTGTTTGTCCGGGTGGCGGATACGAGATTCTGGCGTACGACCTCGAAGGAGACGAAATCTGCCAATGGCTGAATGAGATCGGTGTTACCGCCGTATTACTTAAATACCGGGTACCCCGCCGTACAGGGCTCGAAAAACACACGGCACCTTTGCAGGATGTACAACGTGCCATCAGCCTGGTAAGAAGCAAAGCCGAAGAGCTGAACCTGGACCCGCAGCGTATCGGAGTGATGGGCTTCTCTGCCGGAGCTCACCTGGCGGCGATGGCCAGCACGAGTTATGATAAACGTACCTATCCGGAGGTGGATGCCGCCGATAAGGTGAGCTGCAAACCCGACTTCTGTCTGCTTGTTTATCCGGCCTACCTGGACGGACCAAACTTCAGCATCGCTCCGGAGCTGAAGATAACAGCCCAAACCCCTCCTACCATGCTGGTGCAGACCGAAGACGATAAATCATACATCAACAGCAGCCTTTTCTATTACTACGCACTGAAAGAGGCCGGAGTACCTGCCACGATGCACCTGTACAGCAAAGGCGGACATGGTTACGGTTTGCGCGACACGGGAAATGCCGTAAACGAGTGGCCATACCGTGCCGAAGAGTGGTTTATGGAACTGGGGGTTATCGAACCTGCAGAGGCCGAAGGCGATCTTAGCGAATAA
- a CDS encoding glucosaminidase domain-containing protein — MLKEIFVQSYYPQVKEAGIKYGINPVVLLAQIAIETGWGESVLCKEHFNFGGLTGFGKPSEFWPGTKVQLCEKGLTYRSYPDARNGILDMARLLRSSYASACNVSNVPAAYAQEIAYSRYISEVNGDNRDNYKQLLVKLSVTISKLIALQFPE; from the coding sequence ATGCTGAAAGAAATATTTGTACAGAGTTATTACCCCCAGGTAAAAGAGGCGGGAATAAAATATGGCATTAACCCGGTGGTGCTGCTGGCCCAGATCGCCATCGAAACAGGGTGGGGCGAATCGGTGCTGTGTAAGGAGCACTTTAACTTCGGAGGGTTGACAGGCTTCGGTAAACCGTCTGAGTTCTGGCCGGGTACCAAGGTGCAGCTTTGTGAAAAGGGCCTTACCTACCGGAGCTACCCCGATGCCCGCAACGGCATCCTGGATATGGCCCGCCTGCTGCGCTCATCCTATGCCTCTGCCTGCAACGTAAGCAACGTTCCGGCCGCCTATGCCCAGGAAATAGCCTACAGCCGCTACATCAGCGAGGTAAACGGCGACAACCGCGATAATTACAAGCAGCTTTTGGTAAAGCTCTCGGTAACCATCAGTAAGCTGATAGCGCTGCAGTTTCCGGAGTAA
- a CDS encoding DUF4248 domain-containing protein, giving the protein MKNTEEIPVKSYSLSELSQLYSPTLSLSAATKQLLRWMLRHPNLIPRLHETGWQKGQRRFSPKQISLLFDCIGPP; this is encoded by the coding sequence ATGAAAAACACAGAAGAAATTCCTGTCAAGAGCTACTCATTGTCTGAACTCAGCCAATTGTACTCACCCACTCTTTCTCTTTCGGCTGCCACCAAACAGCTGCTTCGCTGGATGCTAAGGCATCCTAACCTTATTCCCCGTCTGCATGAGACTGGATGGCAAAAAGGGCAACGACGGTTCAGTCCCAAACAAATCTCCCTGCTGTTCGATTGCATCGGGCCACCTTAA